ATTATAATTCTCAACACAAAGAAAGTGCAgtgaaagaaacacaaataacatgaatattaaaagaTGTTTAAAGAAGAGGTCTGCAGAAAAGGCAGGTGATTATTTTATACTGAGGAAATCTAAAGAAAGAGAATTATTTACTGAATCTTAAGAATCAGAATCGCTTTATtgtcacatataatgaaattacaggTGCTTCTCCCATTGTGCAGCATATAAAGCACAATAGAATaagatataaaaacataaatgaggcatataaaacactttgtacacatatgtttaaattatatttacccAGCTAAGGaatttttatttacacaacTGGGGAGATatcaaaataacaaatatacTTATTGGGAGCATGAGTATAGATGTGTATGAGTGATAGCAGCAGTTTGTAATGCAGAGTATAGTCAGAATCATTGCACATGATGTGGCAGGGTGAGTGGGCAGTTCAGTGGGTGTTTAATGTTCTGATGGCCAGAGAGAAGATACTGTTTCTTAGCCTGGATGTGCGACCTTTCACTGACCTGAATCATTTACCAGAAGGTAACTGATCGAACAGGTGACGCGCCGGGTGGGAGGGGTCATTGAGAAAGGTCGTGGACCTTCTCAGAAAATaagtaaacaataaaaattaaacctGTTTTAATGGAAAATGTGATATCagatgtaaaaaagaaaaaaagtgaagacCCTCAAATTGAGGTGTGTGGAGGATGAAtctcagagaaaaaaagattGTAAATGATCAATTATGTGTAGCTCCACCATTAAAATCACTTTTGAATGGAAACTGGATTATCTGCTATAATTATAAATTTACTGTATGTAGCTATGACCTGAAAGTTTAAAATTCAGCTCTGGTTTCCATGAATGAACTGGAGACAGTTAAACTGTTTATTGGAAAGAAGCGATCAGAGCAGTGAGGCTAAGAGCCTCAGCTCTGTGTGGATCACCTCCTGTGAACATGGAGGTCTGAGGACCGACGGTGCTGAAGCCTCTGCTGGAGCCTGTGAACATGTAGCTGCTGCAGGGATTTCAGTGGAAGCAGTTTACTGTGCTAACCATTAAACagtttaataattataataattagaGTATAATATCAGAGTAAAGCCGTTCGTGTACAGTCAGAGTGGAGGAAGGGAAGTCTCTCCCAGCGGATCATCTGTGACTGAATATCCGCCCGATCACCAGCAGCCTCCGTGTGTTTACCTCCACCGAAAACTGCCCCGTTAAAACCCAACGATCCCCAGAACCGCCGCTGTTTCGCCAGGACTCTGTCCCCACGGGTCTCCGCTAACCGGAGCACCGATGTTACAGTTCATCCAAACCGCTTTGGGTCACTTTAGGAGCCGAAAAGTGAAGAAAGTTCGCTGCGAGCTGCGCCAAGTGACGGTGTGTCAGAGCGGTTTGAAGCCTCCCGAAAGTAACTGAAGAAATCCCGAGAGACAAAAACGGGATCAGGCGAGAGACCGGGGTGCTTTCTCCCCGCTGCCGTGACGCGGTGGTTCAAAACGTTTATTTAGAGCCGGTTTGAGGTCCGAAATGTGACGGAGAAAACACAAGCGGAGCCGCGTTTGAGGCGGCAGCAGCGCGGCGGGCTGGCTTCACTCTCCACGGTTCTCATGTGCTTCATAAGTCCCGCCTCCCGCACGAGCCAGCAACACGCTCAGAGAAGCACGCGCAGATATGGCAGAagaagctccagcagcagcacccgCGAAAGCTCCGGCCAAGGCCCCGAAGAAGAAGGCCGCTCCCCGGGCCAAGAAGGAGGGACCCAGCCTCCCCAAGCTCATCGTCGCCTCCGTGGCCGAGTCCAAGGAGCGCAAAGGGACGTCGCTGGCCGCCATCAAGAAATACCTGGCCGCCAAAAATGTAGATGTCCCCAAAGCCAACAAACGGATCAACACCGCCGTCGCCAAACTGGTGGAGAAAGGGGTCCTGAGTCAGGTCAAGGGGACGGGCGCTTCTGGCTCCTTCAAGCTCGCCAAGAAGGAGCCCAAAGCGGCAAAACCCGCCAAAAAGAAGGTCGCTAAGCCCGCTAAGAAGGCTCCCGCTAAAGCCAAGAAGCCCGCGGTGAAGAAGGCAGCGACCCCCAAGAAGTCCCCGGCCAAGAAAGCTGTGAAAAAAGCAGCGAAGAAGACCCCGAAAAAGGCCGCCGCAAAGAAGCCGAAGGTCGCCGCTAAGAAGCCGAAGGTCGCCGCTAAGAAAGCCGCTCCTAAAAAGCCTAAAGCCGCCAAGAAGCCCGCAAAGAAGGCTGCGCCAAAGAAGGCGAAGAAGTAAAGCAGTCCTCCTCCAGCACTCCGTGCATCAAAGGCTCTTTTCAGAGCCACCACCGCCTCCGCTGAGAGCTCCTCACCGCACCCACAGCCGCTGATAACACCCGCCTTTAATAacagtagtaataataatgtaattaaTACTGATATACTTTAATGTTTCTGACACTAACCAGTAACTACACACTTCATGAGTTAGACTGCAGCTTCATTCAGGCCTCAGTGCTCATCACATGATTGTGACCTCACAATAACAGGATCATAGAAACACTTCATTCTCCTGAGGACAACCAGCCGGAGTTTATTTTAACTGAGGCTCCGGGAGCTTAAATTAAAGAGGACGGttccacaaacactcacacatcaGGAGTTTATTCATTCATTGGCTCATTTAAACTAAAGAATGAAAATTGTACAATTCTGCGTCACTGGTACTCTTACTTATATACTATTGATGCATTTGATATTAACTGACCAGctgatgatttattttaaaaaaaatcagtgaatatAAACTCGGGTTTGATTTTCTTGGTTTACCTGCTGCTGATCCAAAATATCAACTATATGGAGATGGTTcattattttcaaattaaatttttaaataattctattaaaaaaattactgagcttttattttagtttgaagtgtgtagaaaggtttacacacattttgaaatatttttttcgtaaataaaaaatgttcagaAACGTTGAAATCTTTGCCTGATAAAAACCTGACCTTCAGCAGCTgtaagcccctccctctccctttggcgcttcattttgaattttcaaatttttccTCCAATAGCTGAACAGCTCCAGTGCGCGCCCCCGTATCTGGCCCAATCAGCGCTGAGCTCACTCCGGCAGCCCCCTTTATAAGACCTCCGTCTGCTCTCAGGTTTTTATTCTTTCGCTGTTCGCACACACACCGAAACTGTAAAATGGCCAGGACCAAGCAGACCGCCCGTAAATCCACCGGAGGAAAAGCTCCCAGGAAGCAGCTCGCTACCAAAGCTGCCCGTAAGAGCGCCCCGGCCACCGGCGGAGTGAAGAAGCCTCACCGCTACAGGCCCGGCACCGTGGCCCTCAGAGAGATCCGTCGCTACCAGAAATCCACCGAGCTGCTGATCCGCAAGCTGCCCTTCCAGCGCCTGGTCAGGGAGATCGCTCAGGACTTCAAGACCGACCTACGCTTCCAGAGCTCCGCCGTCATGGCTCTGCAGGAGGCCAGCGAGGCTTACCTGGTCGGCCTGTTCGAGGACACCAACCTGTGCGCCATCCACGCCAAGAGGGTCACCATCATGCCCAAAGACATCCAGCTGGCCCGCCGCATCCGCGGAGAGAGGGCTTAAACTGACCTGAGATCAGTGTTAAAACAcaacggctcttttaagagccACAAACATTCTCACGGAGCAGCAGGTCCTTTAACGTATTCATTTCCTTCTAGATGAAACCTGTTTATAGTCCATTTGCCCGCACAGCCCGCTCCATACTGTGATAACACTGAGTTTAGGTCCTGCGTGTAtctgcagcctgaactgtttTATTCACCATTATTAAACCCACGgctttttttcctgtaaatcAGGACAGATTGTGGGGTTCCCCAATGCAACATGTACAGTACTGCGAGATTATTTTGTCACTGCATATACAAATATACACAATGAGATTGCGGCGCGCCACTTGAACAGTTGCtcttagtaaaaaaaaagtgaaagtaaaaagcATATTTTAGGTGCAACAACAAAATTGTACATGTTGTCCTAAATTTAATCTATTTATGATCAAATTAAATCCTTCCGGAGGGACAGAGGAGTGTAAGTGTCTTCTAGGGTGGGCAGGCGTGTGTTGATTGATGATGATGAACAGTACATAGTGATTGATAATATACAGTATAATTTACAAATGGAATTTAGTGTAGTGACCTATAAAGAGGAATACGGCTCTGTAGTGAAGTGTGTGGCTCTTAAAGGAGCCGTTTCATCTGCTGGAGCTTCTTCCGGAGCCTTACTTTGCCTTCTCGGTCTTCTTGGGCAGCAGCACCGCCTGGATGTTGGGCAGCACACCGCCCTGAGCGATGGTCACTCCGCccagcagcttgttgagctCCTCGTCGTTGCGCACGGCCAGCTGCAGGTGGCGGGGGATGATCCTGGTCTTCTTCTTGTCCCGGGCAGCGTTTCCAGCCGGCTCCAGGATCTCAGCTTTCAGGTATTCGAGCACAGCCGCCAGGTACACCGGGGCTCCAGCTCCCACACGCTCCGCGTAGTTCCCCTTCCTCAGCAGCCTGTGGACACGGCCCACCGGGAACTGCAGTCCGGCTCTTTGCCTTGGCTCTGGTTTTtccacttttacttttttttttttttaagcctttattCAGAAGTATTTGGCAAACAACCAcatcacaataaaacacaacaacatgaaTTCACATTACATATTcctcattacatttttttttttatatctttaaaATATTCCAAGGGAGGGGGCTGTTATTCGTCTGTCCAAtagttttcctcctcctcagatCCACGATAATATTCCTAAAAACATCACTGTTAATCATTTTTTGTTCAGTAACTGTCTTGGTTCTTGTTTTCCAAATGTGGGTATTGATTATGCACATAATTAACCAAAACAACTTTCTTTTAATATCGATCcttctttctttaaataatCCATACATTACAGACCTCTCATTAATATCTACATCAAACCCGACATCGACCATTTTACTTCTTATTTCTGTTGTTCGGTAACATCCAGGAGGAAATGCTGCAGGGTTTCATCTTCATCACAATTATTAGGACATTTCTTTGTGGTGACATAACAGCTCCACTGTACAACTGCTCTAACAGGAAGTCTGCCAACAGAAATGAGCCAAACAGGATCtcttaggttttctgaaatagttttttcatttacatttctaaTAATTTGAGAGATTTCATCATTAttcacatatttatattttatcgGTTCCccattgtttttttcattaattatgTCATAGATTTGCTTTGTACTTAAAGTATTccagtttatatttaaaataatcccAATTAGTAATAAAATCTCCAAACATGAGTTTATAAAAGGGAGCACCAgatctttgctcttcctctcagtttcatccactgattttcagttcctTTAATCCAAAAAGCTCTTCTGTTCATTGcagatgtttttaataaatgggATTTTAATGCTCAGATCTGTTGCTCCCAAACcaccatttcttttatttttatacttcAATATTCTTTGTGTTACCTCATGGTTTGTTCCCCATATCAGTTTTACACACAATTTACTAAGTGTCATAATGACTTTGTGTGGGGGAGGAAACACAGTGGCAAGAAAAAGAAGTTTAGAAATGATGTGAGTTTTAACAATTTTAATGCGTGCTTTAtaattagtgtttttattttcccattttaagaCTTCTTCTTTAACCAATTTGTGTGGCAACTATCGTTTCCAGTAATCCATATTCCTAAGACTTTGATTTCATTCCTAACCTGGATGTCTATGATGGGCCTGTTTAAGCTTCTATCCACACACCTTCAGTTTTGTCCTTGTTCAGCATGGCTCCAGATGCTGATTCGTACTGTTTGAGGTATCATTTAATCTCTCTAGTTCTTCTTGATTTTTTATAATTACAGTGACATCATCTGCATAAGCCATGGCAATCCCTTTATGTGTCTCATCAAGCATACAGCCTTTAAAATGAGGatctttattaattatttttaataaaggacTGATGGCTAATACATATAATGCTGCACTTAAAGGACACCCTTGCTTCACTCCACGGGAAATCTCAAATGGTTCACTCAAGGTCCCGTTAACCTTTATTTGCACTATAGATCTTTTATATAACAGTTGGAGCATTTTAACAAACTCTTCATGGATCCCATATTTCCTCATCACTGCCCACAGACAGGTGTGTGAGACAAAGTCAAAGGTTTTCCTCTGATCCAGACCGAGAATGTAGAAATCTGTATCTTTACCGGCATATACAACCTCTCTCAAGGTGCACAAGTTATCCCACATTTGACGACCTCTAATGCCACAGGTTTGTTCTTTATCAATTATTTGATCTAATATATCATTAAATCTATTCATTATAATTTTTGCCAGTATTTTATAATCAACATTCATTAAAGTTAGTTGTCTATAATtgtttaaatcacatttatccCCTTTCTTATATAATAAACACATAATTCCTTGATAAAAGGAATcacttaatttttctttttgtacacCATCGTTCAGTGCTGAGGTTAAAAGTTTAATTACATCTTCTAAATATAGTTTATAAAATTCAGCAGGGAGGCCGTCAGGACCTGGggatttattaatatttaattgatTAATGGCTGCTATAACTTCATCCTTCTTAATTTCTCCTATCAATGAAGAAAAGATTGTATTATCAAAGGGGGAGACCACTTCAAGTAAGGATTCAACAGCTTCTTTATCTGAGGGTAAAAACATGGACACACAGCTCTGCCTAATAATTATTCTTTTATCATTTTCttcataaaatattttaccTGTAAGATCTTTGATCGCAGTGATAAAATTGCTGCTACGCCTCTTCTGACTAAAGAAATTACATAATTGATGTTACAATTTTCATTACATCCAGTAGATTTTTgcatattatataataattcaTTATTTATCAGATCTATATTAGTCTTCAAATCATTCAAATCATGTTCCTCTGcttcagttcttgtttttatacatttcaattttatatatttattaacatATTCATTATATTCTAAAATTTTAACATGGTTTATTTCACGACATTTAaatttgaagaaatccttcaaTCTAGTTTTTAATAAATCCCATAATTCAAGATCAGATTTGACCAAAACTCTCAGTTGTGAAATCCTTTGAACTTCCACCTTTAATTCCGTTATCAGATCTATATCCATAAGACATTTAGTATTTAATTTACAATAACTTTTTTAATGATTTGAGCGACACGTAATCCTAACTTTGACCAGCATgtggtctgaccaatcagaaaataTTGTTTCATAATGAAAAACTTGAATTTGAGAAGAGACATATATTCTGTCTATTCTCGTTTGGGTTTTTGAGTCAAATCTGGTGAAATGTACACTGTGTGGATTTAAGATCCTATAAGTGTCTCTGAGAGAAGCTTCAGAGACACTTTGATCAAAAGATTTCCTTCACAAGATGCTTTGAAAGGTGTAGCAGCAATTCTATCTTTTTCCTCAGTTATAGTATTAAAATCACCACATAAAACCACATCATAAACAACCTCTAATGTTTGTCTCAATTTCTTTCCACTTTTACCGCGTCCTGACATCTTTCTGCGATTACCGGATAATGCTGCTCGTGCTGAGATACCCGTGTTTATGTAATCACCAGCTGCTCGCTCATTGGCCAGGCTGAGCGTAAGTGTAATCGTCCAATCAGGAAAGGGTACGTTTTTTCTTTTCGTATTGAGGCTTCTGTGAGAAGGCAACACGCCACAGCATTCACAGCCTGAGCTGGTCTGCAGAGAGCATTAATcacacacaataaatacacaaaacacctCGGAGGACACACACTACAgtaaaacaccacaaacacatgaCTGATGCTGCTGAGCCTGCTTTAACAGCTGTCTCAGGTTCTCCACATTGATTCCTGGAAACTTCAGACTGGTGAGTGGAATAAAGTGATTCAGCATGTTTAATTTCCTCAGTGCTGTGGAGCAGCCTGATGGGCCTCCACAACTTTAACTTCATCATATCGGACGAGTAGTGATGGTATAATGATGCCCCGTGAAGGTGTCGAGTCTTTCCGGCCAACTGACTCGCCAAAAGCCTGATCACACGAAACCCCATTTAACAGCTCATTTAGGAGTGCTGACACCTGCTGGACATTTGCTGTATAGCATCCTTGCTGTTCTGTTACATGTTGGCTCGAGGATCTTTTAGCCTAATTATGCAATTTTGTCAAAATCTCCattggaataaataaaataaaatatgcttaACAAGAATAGattatagaaaacttatagagctcttcttgtaaaagcaaatatgtttggtacattaAACGCACTgagatcatcattctgattgtgaaaactgacagacataagtaaataaataaaaaatggacCTGATTCAATtggggcctcttggccaggtcatgtttgtaaatgagaacgagttctcaaacattttaccgggtaaaataaaggtttttaaaaaaattgtaagccaaattaaataaatctatgTTGATTGtggtatattaataaaatatattacatatatacagaattacacacacacacgtatacgtCAAAACTATATATAGTAGAGTATAGAGACAGTAtatggtgtgtttgtggataaacagttacaggaagtgcttgagtggaggtggaggtgctttattaatttatattcaggaacaaaaacaactgaaaatgttGGGTCATTCTTTCTGGTATAACTTCCACAGCCCTAGAAAACACTCACAGAAGACTGAAGAAGCGGGGCTGCTGAAACTGAAGCTCTAATTTGTACAGGAGCTTCTGATTATGCGGCTGTAACAGTGGATCAGACTGTTTCCCACGTCTTTTCCAACAACTCCAATCACATAATGAAGCAGTCACGTGATTATCTCGAAAACGATACGGGCCTCGACACAGGCTTCGTTTGGACACGCCCCCTTTGCTCGGTACAGGCCTCGGGGCTTCGGCACAAGACGTACCATCACTACGGCGAGTTTCAGTGTAAGTTTACATTTTCAGCCTCACTCTCCTCTTGTCCCTGCTCAGAGTCTAATATAAGACAGATATCTGACCTCTGATCAGCCATTAAGCTTTAAACTGAGCATGATTTGCAGACTTTTGACTGactgcatgtttaaaactgcagtaaatgttcttatataacgcttttctactctgagctgATACAAC
The window above is part of the Archocentrus centrarchus isolate MPI-CPG fArcCen1 chromosome 14, fArcCen1, whole genome shotgun sequence genome. Proteins encoded here:
- the LOC115791943 gene encoding histone H1-like produces the protein MAEEAPAAAPAKAPAKAPKKKAAPRAKKEGPSLPKLIVASVAESKERKGTSLAAIKKYLAAKNVDVPKANKRINTAVAKLVEKGVLSQVKGTGASGSFKLAKKEPKAAKPAKKKVAKPAKKAPAKAKKPAVKKAATPKKSPAKKAVKKAAKKTPKKAAAKKPKVAAKKPKVAAKKAAPKKPKAAKKPAKKAAPKKAKK
- the LOC115791939 gene encoding histone H3; amino-acid sequence: MARTKQTARKSTGGKAPRKQLATKAARKSAPATGGVKKPHRYRPGTVALREIRRYQKSTELLIRKLPFQRLVREIAQDFKTDLRFQSSAVMALQEASEAYLVGLFEDTNLCAIHAKRVTIMPKDIQLARRIRGERA
- the LOC115791847 gene encoding histone H2A-like, which gives rise to MSVKVEKPEPRQRAGLQFPVGRVHRLLRKGNYAERVGAGAPVYLAAVLEYLKAEILEPAGNAARDKKKTRIIPRHLQLAVRNDEELNKLLGGVTIAQGGVLPNIQAVLLPKKTEKAK